One Setaria viridis chromosome 7, Setaria_viridis_v4.0, whole genome shotgun sequence genomic region harbors:
- the LOC140223424 gene encoding uncharacterized protein encodes MPISFIEEEFKLKTTSDNDVMVIEAIIAGWNIRKVLVDNGNSADIIFANTFREMKINPHLLEPSEVPLLGFGGRPVKALGKISLPVSFWNLNNARTERITFDVVEMYYPYFAILGWGFINKFDVAMRQLFLFMKIPALNGVITVYGDQQTARNI; translated from the coding sequence atgccaaTTTCTTTTATCGAAGAAGAGTTCAAGTTAAAGACAACCTCGGATAATGATGTGATGGTAATTGAGGCTATCATCGCTGGTTGGAACATAAGAAAAGTCTTGGTGGACAATGGCAACTCCGCAGACATCATCTTCGCTAACACGTTCAGAGAGATGAAAATCAATCCTCACCTGCTTGAGCCTTCGGAGGTCCCACTACTTGGCTTTGGGGGAAGACCAGTCAAGGCCCTGGGAAAGATATCACTTCCAGTCTCATTTTGGAATCTCAACAATGCAAGGACAGAGCGCATCACATTCGACGTGGTCGAAATGTACTACCCCTATTTCGCCATCCTCGGGTGGGGGTTCATTAACAAGTTCGATGTAGCCATGAGGCAATTGTTTCTATTTATGAAAATACCAGCTCTGAATGGGGTCATCACAGTTTATGGGGATCAACAAACTGCAAGAAACATATAA